From one Lycium barbarum isolate Lr01 chromosome 6, ASM1917538v2, whole genome shotgun sequence genomic stretch:
- the LOC132599094 gene encoding receptor protein kinase TMK1-like: MKLKKPHICFLIFLSYVGSVYSQTSATDASVMQELKKQINPPSSLSWVDPNPCKWDKVQCTKDGRVTRIQIGNQGLKGSLPPNINNLTELQVFEVQNNGLTGSLPSFAGLSSLQSILVSENGFTSIPTDFFDGMTSLRTVYLDKNPFSPWSVPDSLKSASSLQLFSANSANVSGKIPDFFGGDTFPSLTDLHLSFNNLDGPLPSSFSGSLIQTLWLNGLGGKLNGSIAVVQNMTQLTQLWLQGNEFTGPLPDFSGLTHLQNISVRDNSLTGPVPESLVNLPSLNMVNLTNNLFQGPVPNFASSVLEDMLPDTNSFCLSKPGPCDSRVNTLLAVAKDVGYPKEFAENWKGNDPCSPWKGITCDGGNITVLNFQKMGLTGKISPSYSSITSLQKLMLANNFLTGTIPTELASLPNLRELDVSNNQLYGKLPPFKSNVMVITEGNVNIGKDNPPPTVPGTPGAPSGSTPSSPDGGGGGKTHGNGGKKSSTGVVLGSVIGGVGAVVAAGLFVFCLYRTKHKRSGRVQSPHTVVIHPQHSGSDQDAVKITVAGSSVNGGTTETYSCGSSAPGDLHIVEAGNMVISIQVLRNVTNNFSQENILGRGGFGTVYKGELHDGTKIAVKRMESGVMSEKGLDEFKSEIAVLTKVRHRHLVALLGYCLDGNERLLVYEYMPQGTVSRYLFNWKEEGLKPLEWTRRLIIALDVARGVEYLHGLAQQSFIHRDLKPSNILLGDDMRAKVADFGLVRLAPDGKASLVTRLAGTFGYLAPEYAVTGRVTTKIDVFSFGVILMELITGRRALDESQPEESMHLVPWFRRMHINKETFRKAIDQTIDLDEETLASVSTVAELAGHCCAREPHQRPDMGHAVNVLSSLAELWKPAEVDEDEIYGIDYDMTLPQAVKKWQALEGMSGIDGSSSYIGSSENTQTSIPTRPSGFADSFTSVDGR, from the exons ATGAAGTTAAAGAAACCCCATatatgtttcttgattttcttgtcATATGTTGGTTCTGTATACTCTCAGACAAGTGCTACAGATGCTTCAGTTATGCAAGAATTGAAAAAGCAAATCAACCCACCAAGTTCACTAAGTTGGGTTGACCCAAACCCGTGTAAATGGGATAAAGTTCAGTGTACTAAAGATGGTAGAGTAACAAGGATCCAAATTGGAAATCAAGGGCTTAAAGGTTCTTTACCACCAAATATCAATAATTTAACAGAATTGCAAGTTTTTGAAGTACAAAATAATGGGCTTACTGGGTCATTACCAAGTTTTGCTGGGTTAAGTTCGTTGCAAAGTATTCTTGTTTCTGAGAATGGGTTTACTTCAATTCCTACTGACTTTTTTGATGGTATGACTTCTTTACGAACTGTGTATTTGGATAAAAATCCCTTTTCACCATGGTCTGTACCAGATAGTCTTAAAAGTGCTTCTTCTTTGCAATTGTTTTCGGCTAATTCTGCTAATGTTAGTGGAAAAATCCCTGATTTCTTTGGTGGTGATACGTTTCCTAGCTTAACTGATTTACATTTGTCGTTTAATAATTTGGATGGTCCTTTGCCTTCGAGTTTTTCGGGTTCTTTGATACAGACTTTATGGTTAAATGGTCTAGGAGGTAAGTTGAATGGTTCAATAGCTGTGGTACAAAATATGACACAATTAACCCAACTATGGTTGCAAGGCAATGAGTTTACGGGCCCTTTGCCTGATTTTTCGGGGCTAACGCACTTGCAAAATATTAGTGTGAGAGATAATAGCCTGACTGGTCCAGTGCCGGAATCTTTGGTTAATCTTCCTTCGTTAAACATGGTTAATTTGACAAACAACTTATTCCAAGGGCCTGTGCCGAATTTTGCATCTTCGGTGCTAGAGGATATGTTGCCTGATACAAATAGTTTTTGTTTGTCAAAGCCTGGTCCTTGTGATTCACGGGTTAATACGTTGTTGGCTGTGGCTAAGGATGTGGGGTACCCTAAGGAGTTTGCTGAGAATTGGAAGGGGAATGATCCCTGCTCGCCTTGGAAGGGCATAACTTGTGATGGTGGGAACATTACAGTGCTGAATTTTCAGAAAATGGGTCTTACGGGGAAAATCTCTCCCAGCTACTCGTCTATTACATCATTACAAAAGTTGATGCTAGCGAACAATTTTCTTACAGGAACTATTCCGACTGAGCTTGCGTCGCTGCCTAACTTAAGGGAATTGGATGTTTCTAACAATCAACTTTATGGAAAACTTCCACCATTTAAGAGCAATGTAATGGTGATAACTGAAGGCAATGTCAATATTGGGAAGGATAATCCACCTCCAACTGTCCCCGGAACACCTGGAGCACCTTCCGGGAGCACTCCTAGTTCGCCGGATGGGGGTGGAGGTGGAAAAACTCATGGAAATGGTGGTAAAAAATCTTCAACCGGAGTTGTTTTGGGGTCAGTGATAGGTGGTGTTGGTGCCGTTGTGGCTGCTGGTTTGTTTGTGTTTTGTCTTTACAGGACTAAGCACAAGAGGTCCGGTAGAGTTCAGAGTCCACACACAGTGGTTATTCATCCTCAACATTCAGGTTCTGACCAAGATGCTGTTAAGATCACAGTTGCTGGTTCAAGTGTCAATGGAGGGACAACCGAAACGTATAGTTGTGGAAGCAGTGCACCTGGGGACTTACACATTGTTGAGGCTGGTAACATGGTGATTTCCATCCAAGTTTTGAGGAATGTCACTAACAACTTCAGCCAGGAGAATATATTGGGGAGAGGTGGATTTGGAACTGTTTACAAGGGGGAGTTGCATGATGGAACTAAAATTGCTGTTAAGAGGATGGAATCTGGAGTTATGAGCGAGAAGGGTTTGGATGAGTTCAAGTCTGAGATTGCGGTGCTTACTAAGGTTCGCCACAGGCATTTGGTTGCACTGCTAGGATATTGCTTGGACGGAAATGAGAGGCTACTTGTATATGAATACATGCCACAAGGGACAGTGAGCAGGTATCTTTTCAACTGGAAGGAAGAAGGGTTAAAACCCCTCGAATGGACAAGGAGGCTAATTATTGCATTGGATGTTGCAAGGGGTGTTGAATATCTTCACGGTTTAGCTCAACAGAGCTTCATTCATAGAGATCTGAAGCCATCAAACATTCTTTTGGGAGATGATATGAGGGCAAAAGTTGCAGATTTTGGACTTGTTCGCCTTGCTCCTGACGGAAAAGCTTCATTGGTTACAAGGTTAGCTGGAACTTTTGGCTATCTTGCACCAGAGTATGCAG TTACGGGCCGAGTAACCACTAAGATTGATGTGTTTAGCTTTGGTGTAATTCTGATGGAGCTTATTACTGGAAGAAGAGCTCTTGATGAATCACAACCTGAGGAAAGCATGCATCTTGTGCCATGGTTCCGCAGAATGCATATAAATAAAGAGACATTCCGGAAGGCCATTGACCAAACAATCGATCTTGATGAAGAAACTCTCGCCAGTGTCAGCACAGTTGCTGAGCTGGCCGGTCACTGCTGTGCTCGGGAACCCCATCAGAGACCCGACATGGGCCATGCTGTTAACGTCCTTTCATCTCTGGCTGAGCTCTGGAAACCAGCAGAGGTGGATGAGGATGAAATATATGGAATTGATTATGACATGACCCTACCTCAAGCAGTTAAGAAGTGGCAGGCTCTCGAGGGAATGAGTGGCATTGACGGCTCTTCTTCATACATTGGCAGCAGTGAGAATACACAAACGAGTATACCCACTCGGCCGTCTGGATTTGCTGATTCGTTTACATCAGTAGATGGAAGATAA